The Sander lucioperca isolate FBNREF2018 unplaced genomic scaffold, SLUC_FBN_1.2 Unpl_40, whole genome shotgun sequence DNA window ACAAGGTAGTAACTCATAGATTTTACAGAACGTTTTTCTCTAGAATAtctgtcagtgtctctctctctcccaaacTTATTTAAATTGGTTTTGATTTCATTctatgatattttttttaatggaacaggtttttattgtttaatcttttcatggcaaaaaaagaaaagaaaaaatgttgtttGATTAACGCACTCTTTGTGGTTTAAAGCAGAACACAGAAAGTGATTTAGAAAATGATTATTGATTTCTTCTGAAGAACTCAGTGACAGCATGAATAAAGCTGGAGTCCAAGTCTTTCTCTGAAACCAAAGACATGGATACTTTAAATAAGATCTGGTTTAATCTGCTTTTTCTCTTTGAAAATGATGAAATCtgtttttcagaataaaataacATTGCATATTTGCATTGATGTAGTGGAACATTTAGACACTTTGATGTAACTAACAACTCCAATATATCACTGTCTCCTCTTTTAAGTCTCAAAGCTCCAACTAAAACATATCTCTGATGTTGTCCTTCTCTCTCCAGGTTGGGGGAGGATCATCTTTGTGCCCGTGGGTTTAGCAGCTCTCATAATAATTGTTGTGGCGGTCAACATGTGGACGAGAGCTAAAGGTGAGAACATTCACAGATCAAACTTAGAAACAACAAGTTTTGATGAAGCTGATTTTCACTGTGGAAACTGAAGTccactcttcctctcttcttttcaGAGAAGAAAACACAGACGGAGGAAATCGCTGTGAGTTTTTAcaacaaaataatgaaatgtttttacagTTGATGCTTTACACACTCTTCATTATAAACTGTACATTTAGATAGAAGAAGACAGGAGACAACAATAAACAGGTGAAGTGACGCAAATAAGAGTCACTGTACCGTCTACGGCACAGCTTGTGGCTGTGGCGTCGCTGTAACGTCCACTCATAAaggtttttataactttaaagcattaaatcttcaaaatatacagccatgcgacacaccaattGGAAGCTTAGTCTCTAAtgattccattaagcccacacacaaagcataagatgatttatagcagttatacaactgctacaaagttatagaaaataaaacaatacagcgtaaacagcgcagcTGGTGTGTAGTGCATTCATACCTTTTTCCTTGTCCCTTTAGCCACTGCGGggattttttttccttaaatccccaagagtccacggaaatggaatatccaagtcattatatccaaaacgagctgctcgcctcacaatcttgatgtttctggccgaatcacaacggaaaatcgctaaactgtttttcatttccgcacTTCTAACGCTGCTCGCTTCCCTCCTGAGGCTCCTAGCAACTTGATGTGGGCGTCACTGTATTCTCTGACTTCTAAGGTTTCCATGGATACCTGCtataagccaatcggtgcaggtttgcctgtgatacaccaataagAAAGCTGAAGACTCCTGACACGATTTGAACCCACGTGAAAACGAtcgacatttgctcggaccagttagatttaaatgctataaGACCCGTCTACATTTTTAGCCAATGAACAGACAAGTCGATAGATACCAAATGTGCCAgtgaaattttaaccctgtaatggctggagctgtgtcaaagcaaaaacagggcctcctatagagggttttcaccgacgtcacgttctgggcggtaacctggatgcgcggccatgttggaggcactcggtgtaaacaactgaatggagtaatggagtattgtccactttggatgctttaatattttatatctaaacaacagaaaagctcatcaaaacgcgtccaagatgcaaaggcatggaaggactTTGACCACAAAAAAGGcgcaatattttgagaaatgatgcagatccctacaagttggctccctcttcttggatccatggcgacccagtgattcttccttcagttgcatatcccgatatagtcaactacctggttttctcgccgagcccgtacacagcggaagaccttaaatcctacaaaagtttggaggcttataaccagatggtgtgtgatgggtgagggagacgcagtaccaagtcattaacgaccgttgtgttgtgaaggccaaagtaagtactgcaataacgtctttaatcaacttaaccttaactgtatgatatcattgcgatactcaaggtgtagccaagtgactctcaatagttttttttttttatttcaaagaccgaacaagaccGATTTTTCtctcgtagatcctggttgagcgttgccaaccacaagcgcctcctttcctctgataacttctggcattcctctccctggtttttaataacttttggaagtcgatattattccaaatgtttttctcggtctgacctattggtacaacctaaaacacggcaataattaaccattttccttgacgccgttcgggatctacttcagtgcctgtgctttgttgtgatgcggagtacctccaacatggcgacttcgggtctgatgacgcgtcgtgaaaaccctctaaGCATATCACACCCTGTGCGGgttcataatgacttatttctatgtatttttgtatatagttatttcaagtatgtgtatgattgatgtgggtgtgtttgtgtatttgagaagtgttttattttgtactttattggcttttttctttgcacttttcaaatggaaatcagaaaaacgcacagacatatatgtagaaaaaaaatcatataaaatccatttttgagtcttttggcttctggaatttttctgtagtaagctgagacatgtggctattGCATTGGTGTATCTTACCAGatatgtttacagcagtgtattttaatcattttacagatgtatgacttggacagaaataaaaaccctccattcttgcctctgtaactctgtcagTAAGgtctagaatcaccctgacacttgtaacaaaaacttgagagtgtttcctttccaatgatatcaggcacaccccagagtgtcaaagtatatgggagctgtactacttttaatttgggtatgattagaccaaaaagcttgaaaatgcagCCGTTCCTTAAGAGGTAAACATATTTATGTTACTTTTGGTCTTGAATTCAGTAATTGTAACAAAAGCATCTTCCTAATGAGTGTAATGAAATGTACTTGTTGTCTTTAACTTATTTCTTATTTCCCTGAGCTAAATGTGGGGCGGTGGACGCCTACAGATCAGAGAAGTGGGATTGGGATTGGAAAGTGTGTCTTtgattgtgttgtgttgtttttcacagGTGTGTTATGATGTAGATGATGAGACAGTGAACTATGAAAACATCAGATCTCCTGATGGAGTTTGACCAACACTTCTGCCTCCATCAGACTCCACTGATCAACTCGTCACCTTCTACTGGAGTAGTTCAAGACTGGAAATAACAAAAAGAATCATTAaggcttattttattttagtctgATGTATTTTCCTGCATCAATTGTAAaaacccttttctcatctgcaGCCAGTTGAGAACAGCAGCTGGATTTGAACTTCATTTAACTCTTGTTAACTTCCTGAAATAGTCTTCCAGCTGCAGATTTCAGAGCTGATTTTAAGATGTACTGCTTGTTATTGAAGCTCCAGCAGCTTGAGCTTGATGTCTATGTGCAGAATAACTGATTTTAATCCGCTTTCGGAGTCAGTAACAGTCTTCTCTTTATTCTGATAACAATATAATcttcaaataaagaaatgttcACCACTTCATTCTACTCTGTGTTTTGTGCTTCCTTCATGTACTAACAGAGTCATAATGAAAAGTGAATATTCTTTACTGCCTCTACTAGAAGTACAACCTCCCTCCTCTTGTCCACTTCTAGTAGTGGAGCTTCCCTCTGTTGGCTTGAACAGCTCTGTTCTCACTGAGCACTCAAATGTGTCTGAAAACAGAAATGCACCCAAAGTTACCTGAGAATCAACAGAAATATAATAACTCAGGCTACGTTCATAGGTTTGGGATGCACACGACCACCTACTGTGATCTAATATTGTCGTAAAAACATCTCACACATCTTAAACGTCCAACTAGTCGTCTCTGCAGTGTGTCCCAttctgcctctctgtccctccagACACATTCACACTTCCTCAAACCAGTTCACTGCCATTCTCTTCCTGTCCACCAGATGTCCTCTGACTTTTTCTCCTGTCCCAGTCGCCTCACTCAGTTCAGTCAGGACTCTCATCAGTGTTTTAACCGTTTGTTGAAACTAGTCTCATTGAGCCCAAACCTTCCAGGGGTTAAAGTAGTTTTCAACACAACTCAATAAGTGTCTCTTTGTCCTAATAAAGTGTGGACTGTCTGCGTGTTTCTGATGTTTATCTGGTCCTCATTAGAGGGTAAAACCTGCAGAGCTCTGCTGCTGGTGTTACCCACATTCTCACCCAGACACTTCTCCTTCAGTTCTCAGAAACAAACTGCAAAGATACAATGAGGAACCAACAGGTCTCAGACAGTAAAACCTCATCTTATGTGTGTTCTTTCAGCTGCTACAGTATCACCATATTGCACCACGGACATCAAGAGTGAAATCCTGCTGGGCGAGGAGTTTGACTCTTCacctgtgtgttcatgtgtgctgTCAAACATCACCATGAATCCTGTCTGGTTTCTAATAAACACCATCTGAAGTAAACAAGCTGCATTACTGCGAACACTTATCTTAACCAACAATCTTCACACGCTCAACTTCCTCattcgtcttcttcttcttttaggTGTGAAACACTTCAGTTTCACAAATGCCCCCTGGGACTGTACACAGTGTGAACACCAGACTCAACATGAGATTAATACAGTTTGTTTGTTGCAGCGTTAGATTGGATCAATGAACGCAGAAACATTTAACTATGAGAGAAAactatgttttaaaaaatgcaaaagtgaaaattgaaaaaaagcttTTGGCTGTTTGGCGTCTATAAGGAATGCAATCAGTttacccctaaccctaaaagtCATTATGAGGAAGTGACATAATCCTAATTACAGGAAGTAGGTGCAGCATCTCTCGACTAAAGCACTATTTTAGAAACAGTTCTGATCATcagaacgagagagagaagaagcagagacacagagaagcaCGATGGAAGACTTCAAATGGatcaaaatgtctttatttctgATACTGCTGCTTAACTTTACAGGTAagaagacatatatatatatatatatatatatatatatatatatatatatatatatatatatggaaggCATATTGCAACAATTGACTTCATCATTCTTATGAAAGATACTTTACTTCCTAAATGTTATTCAACTAAGACAAATATGTTGTTTGTCATTAACATGGTAAGTTTAGTGAACTCATATATTTCTCTCTCATCTtctcagcagcagcaaacagacAGTTTCTGCTCTCCTCCACTGTCAGAGATGGAGATGAAGTCACTTTGTCCTGTGAAAATGTGAGAGATGATCAGAATAACTGTGATGGTACAACATGGAATTTCAGTTATTTAAGAAGCACGGAAGTAGAGCTGGTTATACTTGGTCAGATTGGTGTAAACGCCAAAGCTAAATCGGACAGACTGAGAGTTACAGAGAACTGTTCTCTGGTTATAAAGAATATCATAGAGGAGGATGCTGGTAGTTACTTCTGTCAGCAGTACAACAAAGCAGGACAAAAACAAGGTCGAGACGCTGAGGTTTATCTCTCTGTTATTACCAGTGAGTATTTATCTCATGTTTTCTATCAAGAACAATATACTGACGCATTACAATATTTATGATTACAGTGATGAAGTTTAATTAACTCttgttgtctttttctctcaATATCTCCATCTTCACCAGTGACTGAAAAGAAGAACAATGATGTAGTGACGTTAAACTGCTTTGTGTGGACATATGATGATTGTAGACACACGGTGAAGTGGCTGTATGAGGGTAAAGACATTAAAGTTAAAGATCACCCAAACATTGAGACATCACAGAATGGCTGCTACGCCGGTGTGAAATTGCTGGATCCTGTGGGTTCTGGATTAATTTACAAACCAAGGTCTAACTTATTGAAGTGTGAAGTGACAGATGGTTACACAAAAGAAGTGCAGCTGTTTCCCTTCATCCCTCCTCAGTCCTCAAGAGAGAAACCAGGTGAGAACATGATGAGCTGTTTACAATCACTTTGTGGATAATTACACTAAATATTAGTGTAGATCTGAGGTTTTAATATTTCATTATTGTGTCATGATGTCAGATGGTTAAGCTTATTTCTAAACGtagtttgttgcatttttctatTGTATTAATTAAGCTGCTGATGCAACGACGACGACAACAATATCACCAACATCAGGGACAATGAGCACATCAAAAGGTAAGAACTAAACTGTATCAGATCAAAATTACTAAAACTACCCAAAACTTGTTTATTCAATGACTTTTAAGTTTAAAATCATCATTCCTCCTTTAGTTACAGtcgatcagaatcagaatcagaatcagaaagggctttattgccaagtacgttgcacatacgaggaatttgtcatggtgttgttggagcatgtcacacattcaaatataagaaggataaaaagaatataaacaatataagtataaacatatacacacagtatgtattaataacgataaaatacatttaaataaatagtaaaagaaCACATTGGTAGACATTTAGATATGTTATCACTGAACAGTGTTATTTCATTTGTCAGCAACAACTGAAGCAACAAGAACTTCTGCTAAAAGGACAGAATCAGTAACAACCACCACAGCAATCAATGATCCTTCAACCAAACTACAAGGTAGtaagcagtgttgggagtaacgcgttacaaaagtaacgcaattacagtaatgtattccttttttctgtaacgcagtaatataacacattactaattaaattttggtaatattatactcgttacaatctcagtaacgcgagttacaatgtattttaacgcaacatttagtggtgcatttgtttttttaagaattcaccaacaccgcgacacatttcttcacaggaaaaaaaaaaaaagccgtattattttcctgtcgctgtattcgatggttgagatgactgcagagacaaatacatttgcgagatggatattattttcaggagttattacgctgcgttgaagtgagctgtcctgtttctgttcccgtggtcagaaccagaaccagagacggtacggacagcatgtatgtcccaacaggtgacggtaagtcagcggctgacagatataaacatgtcgggaattaatgttgaggcttgctacacgtaaatatcattgcattttatcagccgtggagagtaactctgcctgtagtggaatggcttcgaatgacaaccaaaagcgcttgtcttttactgtgaccatttactgttcaatatgttgcagttttacaaacaagaaagtgaacaacttgagcctgacggacatgttgcatctcagtaagctagcaagagtaggctacacaacagacaacttccgtgtagcttacttcaaaataaaagcacttcctgtgacgcttcgcagtaaaactaaattactgttaaataaggttgtgtaggctaccttttcacaaaccagctgtaaatcaagtactgtaaataatgttaatagtgagttttaatcacactataattgaacatttcctttagagtgttttaacctaaacatgaatttcttattgaaatgctataaacaaacattttacaacaatgccatacttttgagtattttcattttctcctacttgcctattatacgttttacttatctattttgtatagctttagttactttgcatatttatattaattatacaaaatatgaataatctatgatgtattaaagtggataaagacgagactttattgatccggtggtgaaattcacaagctagctgccaaatcaaatttcccctgttattttggtgaaagtaactcaaaagtaatgcaaaagtagtgtaacgcattacaattcagagacagtaatattgtaatataactaattactctcaaatgacagtaactagtaatctataatgtattacattttggaagtaacttgcccaacactggtagtAAGTCTTTCTCTAGaatctctgtctccctgtcagtgtctttctctctcccaaACGTATTGTTTTGATTTCATTCTATCATAGTTTTTTAATGGAAtaaattttttattgtttaatatgttcatgttaaaaaaagaaattacactAAATATTTGTGTCGATCTGAGGTTTTAATATTTCATCATTGTGTCATGATACCAGATGGTTAAGGTTAATTCTAAATGTACAGTTTGTTCCTTTTTGCTATTGTATTAATTAAGCTGCTGATGCAACAACGACGACAACAATATCACCAACATCAGGGACAATGAGCACATCAAAAGGTAAGAACTAAACTGTATCAGATCAAAATTACTAAAACTACCCAAAACTTGTTTATTCAATGACTTTTAAGTTTAAAATCATCATTCCTCCTTTAGTTACAGtcgatcagaatcagaatcagaatcagaaagggctttattgccaagtacgttgcacatatgaggaatttgtcatggtgttgttggagcatgtcacacattcaaatataagaaggataaaaagaatataaacaatataagtataaacatatacacacagtatgtattaataacgataaaatacatttaaataaatagtaaaagaaCACATTGGTAGACATTTAGATATGTTATCACTGAACAGTGTTATTTCATTTGTCAGCAACAACTAAAGCAACAAGAACTTCTGCTAAAAGGACAGAATCAGTAACAACCACCACAGCAATCAATGATCCTTCAACCAAACTACAAGGTAGTAAGCagcagaggtgggacaaagtcattgttatgcaagtcacaagtaagtctcaagtctttgccctcgagtcccgagtcaagtcgagtcaaagatgaggcaagtcccgagtcgagtcacaagtcaaagccaacaagtctcaagtcgagtccaaagtcctaccattttagtttcgagtcatttcaagtcatttcagtttcagtgtatgcaatattaagaatattttcactgcttcaaaagtcataagaaagccctttctctcaagaaactgaagtcatatgatttatagcagtggttttcaaagtggggacgGGGACCCCTGGGTGCTGCGAGTGAGTACTAGGGGGGCCATGGCaagttggcatgaaaagtatagcaaaacaaaataattgaataaattaaataattaaagtaaaccaaattaaaccaaaaataagctaaacaatattcccattagttaagaactgcactataataatctattgcatctctgaacattactactataatcgttattattttattttattacatggcttggttgaattccaatgtagaatgcggcctgttatttcttgataacagaccgcTGCGAagtataacagaccgttgccatgaaaaacagagcgttgctatggacgcagttcggtttagcggaagcaatacaatcgtttttaaatcaataaactcctttttaaatcaatattttgtgtcaaagtaatgatttatttgataggtagccatgtaataagcgggataatgtatagcgaggcggtagttatagcgaatacaacccctgatatgaaaagggaaggctaatggtggatctactgtgactgtgttatggtaacgttactttaaaacggacgttgacatgatgttggcgaggttttccatctgagtgtgctACACTCACCTCATATAATCAGGTttcaaaaatccctatttttgtaagcatgaaccagcaagggagacgtgcgtttactgtctcgttgatacagtaaatatgcagcagctagtatgttacagtacatacatccgataaggtgcttagcattcgttcaaaacttacctttctttgtgcaacttcaggtgtcgaacaaagttggacgttgtggcagctccgtctgtaatcttcgacccgcatgttttgcaaattgcaactctttttttgtcgactacctcgtaattgttatagccaaacgaaactatcttcggtatcattttgccaactggctcGTTGTTGCTcgtgcttcattggttgtcttgcaatgtgcctgcttagatgctgtcgaatcaaaacaacgtgggactacagtgattggatgtcgtgcaggcagcgcgcgtgctctctgcatgcatacaggtggtgcacatttttttcacagatgcagataaactgagagcggcgcggccgtgtgaacattttcttccccagttttcatgggaagtagcaagtcttctcgagtcaaaaggtgcaagtccaagtgaagtcacgagtcattgatgttaaagtccaagtcgagttgcaagtctttgtacattttgtcgagtcgagtctgaagtcatcaaattcatgactcgagtctgactcgagtccaagtcacatgactcgagtccacacctctggtaagcagtgttgggagtaacgcgttacaaagtaacgcaattacagtaatgtattccttttttctgtaatgcagtaatataacgcattactaattaaattttggtaatattatactcgttacaatctcagtaacgcgagttacaacgcattttaacgcaacatttagtggtgcattggtttttttaagaattcaccaacaccgcgacacatttcttcacaggagccgtattattttcctgtcgctgtattcgatggttgagatgactgcagagacaaatacatttgcgagatgaatattattttcaggagttattacgctgcgttgaagtgagctgtcctgtttctgttcccgtggtcagaaccagaaccagagacggtacggacagcatgtatgtcccaacaggtgacggtacgtcagcggctgacagatataaacatgtcgggaattaatgctgaggcttgctacacgtaaatatcattgcattttatcagccgtggagagtaactctgcctgtagtggaatggcttcgaatgacgaccaaaagcgcttgtcttttactgtgaccatttactgttcaatatgttgcagttttacaaacaagaaagtgaacaactggagcctgacggacatgttgcttctcagtaagctagcaagagtaggctacacaacagacaacttccgtgtagcttacttcaaaataaaagcacttcctgtgacgcttcgcagtaaaactaaattactgttaaataaggttgtgtaggctaccttttcacaaaccagctgtaaatcaagtactgtaaataatgttaatagtgagttttaatcacactataattgaacatt harbors:
- the LOC116042010 gene encoding uncharacterized protein LOC116042010, which translates into the protein MEDFKWIKMSLFLILLLNFTAAANRQFLLSSTVRDGDEVTLSCENVRDDQNNCDGTTWNFSYLRSTEVELVILGQIGVNAKAKSDRLRVTENCSLVIKNIIEEDAGSYFCQQYNKAGQKQGRDAEVYLSVITMTEKKNNDVVTLNCFVWTYDDCRHTVKWLYEGKDIKVKDHPNIETSQNGCYAGVKLLDPVGSGLIYKPRSNLLKCEVTDGYTKEVQLFPFIPPQSSREKPAADATTTTTISPTSGTMSTSKATTEATRTSAKRTESVTTTTAINDPSTKLQAADATTTTTISPTSGTMSTSKATRTSAKRTESVTTTTAINDPSTKLQAADATTTTTISPTSGTMSTSKGWWWWLIVVYVAVAALIIITVVVAALIIITVAVLRWKRAKGNKTQTEVENMADPEDGVSYASISYTKKTNRRAQARGGDDDEDDAVTCSTVKAPSSSAAAAASADLSNLYATINKLKN